A genomic stretch from Pseudoliparis swirei isolate HS2019 ecotype Mariana Trench chromosome 18, NWPU_hadal_v1, whole genome shotgun sequence includes:
- the ddx27 gene encoding probable ATP-dependent RNA helicase DDX27, with protein sequence MNSVPTMILEACSSAEPLCLPQAITALGFKLPTPIQKACVPIGLLGKDLCACAATGTGKTAAFMLPVLERLIYKPRTGQVTRVLILVPTRELGIQVHSVARQLAQFTSITTCLTVGGLDLKSQEAALRGGPDILIATPGRLIDHLHNTPSFELTHIEILILDEADRMLDEYFEEQMKEVIRLCSYNRQTMLFSATMTEEVSHFVRIRQNREGDREAVVSGKGRD encoded by the exons ATGAACTCCGTCCCCACCATGATCCTGGAAG CTTGTAGCTCCGCTGagcccctctgtctccctcaggCCATCACCGCTCTGGGCTTCAAGCTGCCGACTCCCATCCAGAAGGCCTGCGTGCCCATCGGCCTGCTGGGAAAAGACCTGTGCGCCTGCGCCGCCACCGGGACCG ggAAGACGGCGGCCTTCATGCTGCCGGTGTTGGAGCGTCTGATCTACAAGCCCAGGACGGGCCAGGTGACCCGGGTCCTGATTCTggtccccaccagagagctgGGGATCCAGGTCCACTCGGTGGCCCGCCAGCTGGCCCAGttcacctccatcaccacctGCCTGACCGTCG GTGGGTTGGACCTGAAGTCTCAGGAGGCGGCTCTGAGGGGCGGCCCGGACATCCTGATCGCCACACCCGGCCGACTGATCGACCATCTCCACAACACGCCGAGCTTCGAGCTGACCCACATCGAGATCCTGATCCTGGACGAGGCCGACAG GATGCTGGACGAGTACTTCGAGGAGCAGATGAAGGAGGTCATCAGGTTGTGTTCCTACAACAGACAGACCATGTTGTTCTCCGCCACCATGACCGAGGAGGTGAGTCAC TTCGTCAGAATCCGTCAAAACCGAGAGGGAGACCGAGAGGCCGTGGTTTCTGGTAAAGGCCGAGACTGA